One bacterium genomic window, TACAAAACCACCGAATATCTTTCGACCACCCGTGTCAGCCTGAATTATGCGTTTCCTTTGTCGGAGATCATCTTCGATTTCTATGATAAGCTGAAATCCGCCACGCGCGGATATGCTTCGTTTGATTATGGATTGCCCTACTATCGCCGGTCCTCACTGGTCAAGCTGGATATCCTGGTGAATGGAGATCCTGTCGATGCGCTTTCGGTGATCATCCATCGTGAAAAAGCGTATCACTGGGGGATGCAGCTTGGTGAGAAGTTGCAGAAGTTGATCCCGCGCCAGATGTTCGAAGTGGTGATCCAGGCGGCGATCGGAAGCCGGATCATCAGCCGCTCGACCATCAGAGCGCTCCGCAAAAACGTGACGGCAAAATGTTACGGTGGCGATATTTCGCGTAAACGGAAATTGCTCGAGAAGCAAAAAGAGGGGAAAAAGCGAATGAAGCAGATCGGGTCGGTGGAGATCCCGCAGGAAGCATTTTTGGCGGCGCTGAAGATAGAGCGGTAGTGCTCGGGTCTGGAATCCCTCACCCGCCTCTTCGAGGCACCCTCTCCCTGAGGGAGAGGGGAAATCACACAACAAATAGAAGTTGATTGCATGCAGGGGCGAGGTATATTCGCAGCATGGATCCCACAAAATTCCCCGATTACATGGAACTGGCGATACGCGAGGCCGAGATGGCGTTCGAAGAGGGAGAGGTCCCGGTCGGCGCGATCATCGTGCACGAAAATCGTGTGATCGGGCGGGGACACAACCGGACCGAAGCATTACATGATGCTTCAGCGCATGCCGAGATGATCGCCCTCAGTGCGGCCTACAGCTCGTTCAACGACTGGCGCCTTGAGAACTGCTATCTATTTTCAACGCTCGAGCCGTGTATTATGTGCGCGGGGGCATCAGTGCTGTCGCGCATTCATACCATTGTCTATGGCGCGCCGGATATCCGTTTTGGCGGGTGCGGGTCGATTGTCACGATCCCGACTGATGCGAGATTAAATCATCGGTGCGAGATCATCGGCGGTATCAGGGAGCCGGAGATCGCGGAGATGATGCGGCTCTTTTTCCAGCAAGTGCGCAAGAACAAACATAAGGTGAATTGATGCAAGCTACCAATCAGCAGAGTCGTGAAGCGCAGTACAACATGGTGCGCATTTTTGCGATCGTGATGTACCTGGTCGCTCCCGCGATATACCTCTACATCGCCTACACCATGCAGGCGACACGCTCGGTACAGGACAACATGGTGATGCTGATTGTGCTCCTGGCTGTTGCGCTTGGAGAACTAGTTGCATCATCTTTTCTCCCTGATATGATTTTGCGGAAATCGCCTGACTTCAAGACACAGAAGGCGCCGCTTCAGCAGTATTGGACTATTCGGATGGCGATGGTGGAGAGTGTATTCATTTTCGGACTGGCTTACTTCTTCATCGCGGGAAATTTCAATGCTATCTTCTATTTTTATGCGATCGGGGCGATAGGCGTAGTGATGCACTGGCCGACGCGCGAACGGTTCGACGCGATCGCCGATAAACTGGAGGCGAAATGAGTCTTCGAGATTCCGACTATAACCTGACCGGCATAATAGCAAAGCCGCTTTATTTCGGGACATTCATCAACGTCCTGCTTCCCGGGTTGTTACTGCTCGGCTGTTATTATCTCGAGAAAGGAAACGGGTGGGCATCGATGGTCGACCCGTATTATCTCAACCCGATCCGGACCGTGATCGCGGTCGTCGCACTGGCGCATTTAGGGGCGGTGATCTTCTGGCGAACCAAGATTTACAACAGCCCGATGATCAGCCGGAAAGATAATTTCGAGTCGGATTTCAAGGAGGAGTACTACCGTCGCACCAAACCGTTGTTCGTGGCGATCGCGGCGATCTCGCTTTACGGCGTGATCTATTTCTTTCTGACCGGCGAGTTTGACAACTTCTTCCTTGGGATATACATCTTCTGTTTCCTGGTGTTCCAGTTTGTCCGGCCACGGTTTGGGCTGGTGCAAAAGCTGATCGAACGGCAGGAAAAGCTGGTGAAAGAAGGTAAACTGCGGGGGTAAGGCTACGAGCGTACTTTCCGCCTCCGCTATCTAGTTGCGGGAGAGTGGAGAAGCGGGGGGAGAATCTTCTTGCCAATTGGCGGCAAATCAATAGATTATCGGCTCGCGGGGGGATGTATTTGTCTGAGACCGGAGAGGTGGCTGAGCGGTTGAAAGCGGCGGTCTCGAAAACCGTTATACCCTTTGGGTATCTAGGGTTCGAATCCCTACCTCTCCGCATTTGTTTGTGGCTGAATCTCGATGATAATCTGAATATTAGGGAGGAGGGTATATGTCCCAGCCAAAAATCGAATTGCTCGGTATTTACTTGCTCAATGTGAACGATACTCTGATCGAAGAACAGATGTCAACGCTTTACGACATCGAAGCGCTGAGTGAGGACACATTCGCGTTACAACAATGCCGAAAGGAGTGCGAAGACCTTCTTCGTACAGCTGTTCTCATTGAGGTGCTGGCGAGTGGTATTGACAAGAGCTTTTCTATTGATGATTTCACTCAGGAACGTGCCGATCTCCCACGCGAAAACTGGCAGGCCCCCTGGGCGGAAGCGTTTCTTGCAGAAAATGGCGAAAGCCTGCTCGTTGAGAGAGGGAGCGACCCACCCAAAGGTATTGATCCGTTTCGCATTGCATTCTATCTTTTTGACTGGAAGTATGATCTTCCTCTAAAAACTAGTTATGGCTCGATTCCATGTCCAAAGCCGACGATTTTGATTGAGAGACTGAATCGCCTGGTGCCATATGAACTGCTTGATTAGTGGTCACCACGATCTCTTATGTTGCCACTAACTCCATCTGCGCATAGTTTCCTACCACATTCCAAGGAGTACCCGTGCAGCCGTTGACAATCGCGATCGGAAATCAACCCCTCAACCTCCTGCCGTCGCAGGCGAATCGGCATGGGCTCATCGCCGGCGCCACCGGCACCGGCAAAACTGTCACCATGCAGCGATTCGCTGAAGCATTCAGCCGGATCGGTGTGCCGGTTTTCCTGGCGGATATCAAAGGGGATGTTTCCGGTATCTCAGCCGCCGGTTCGGCGACGCCAAAAGTCGCGGAACGTCTGGAACTGCTCAAGATAGCGAATCATCCGTTCGAGGGATGTCCGGTTACGTTCTGGGATATCTACGGCGAAAAGGGGATGCCGCTTCGGACGACCATCTCCGATATGGGGCCACTGCTGTTGTCGCGGCTGATGAATCTGAGCGACACGCAGTCAGGGGTGCTGACCTCGGTATTCAAGATAGCCGATGATCACGGGCTGCTGCTTTTGGATCTCAAAGATCTCAAGGCGATGCTTCAGTTTGCGGCGGATAATTCCAAACAGTTCACGACGCAGTATGGGAATATCGCGACAGCTTCGGTTGGGGCGATCCAGCGGGGGCTGGTTGGATTGGAGCAGGAAGGGGCCGACCAGTTTTTTGGTGAACCGGCGCTCGAACTGAGCGATCTGATGAAGGTGGATGAAAAGGGGCGAGGGTTGGTCAATATCCTTGCGGCCGATAAGCTCTTTCAATCACCGCGAATTTATGCTACCTCGCTGTTGTGGTTGTTGTCGGAGCTGTTCGAACAGCTCCCGGAGGCAGGGGATCTGGAAAAGCCAAAGCTCGTATTCGTTTTCGATGAAGCGCACCTCTTGTTCGAAGATATGCCGAAAGCGCTCGAAGATAAGATAGAGCAGGTGGTGCGCCTGATCCGGTCAAAAGGGGTGGGAGTATATTTCGTGACGCAGAACCCGCTCGACATACCGGAATCAATTCTCGGTCAATTGGGGAATCGGGTGCAACATGCCCTGAGAGCCTACACCCAGAAGGATACCAAAGCGGTCAAAGCGGCGGCGCAGTCATTTCGGACCAATCCCGGAGTCGATCCTGAAAAGATCATCACCGAACTGGGGACCGGAGAAGCACTCGTTTCGTTGCTGGATACTAAGTCAGTACCGATGCCGGTTGAGCGGGCGTTTGTTCTTCCACCACACAGCCAGATCGGACCGATTCCAGATGAACGCCGAAGCATGTTGATAGAACTTTCACCCCTTCGCTCTCGATACTCGCAGACGATTGACCGGGATTCCGCCTATGAGCGACTGAAACAGCGCGCGGAGATGGCGGCCCAGGCAGAGAGTGAGGCCGAGACGACTCGTCGGAAACCTAGCACGACAACTCGCGGACGTACACCCGAGAGTCCGACCGATGCTCTAATGAAGGGGGCGGCGCGAGCGATAGGGAGTACGCTTGGGCGAGAAGTAGTCCGCGGAATACTCGGTGGTCTGTTTGGCGGACGAAAGCGGTAGCCTTTCACTCGTCCAGCTTCGATGATCCTCTTGCATGAATTGGCAATCTGTCTATATTGATTATAACATATAGACAACTATCCATGTTATCTGTTCGGACCAAACAGAGTGCGCAGAGGTCAGCATGCAGTTCATCGGCACATTCATATTTACAGCCCTAATGCTCCTTAGTCTGACCGGTGTCAGTGTCGGCCAGTCGATCACGGCAAATCATACGTCAGTTCCGTTGTTCGAATCGATCCCGGATTCGGTGGTCCGCGAGATACGTTCGAACTACCGGATCTTCTACGGGCATACGTCGCACGGAAGCCAGATCGTGACCGGAATGCAGATGTTGATGTCCGAAGATACGCTGTATCGGGTGAACGATGGTGACGGCTCATTGTCCATTGAAGAATATGGATCGGATCTCGGTCATTTGGGGGATACCTCGTGGGCTCAGGTCACGCGTCAGCGCCTGGACCAGCCGGGGAGCGACATCAATGTTGTCGTCTGGTCATGGTGCGGAGGAGTATCGGACAATACGGTGGACGGTATCGCCACCTACCTGGCGAAGATGGCTGACCTTGAATTGGATTATCCCAATGTGAAGTTCATTTATATGACCGGACATCTGGACGGGACTGGGCCGACCGGAAATCTGTATCTTCGCAATAACCAGATACGGCAATCTACTACCTACCATGGTGATGTGCTGTTTGACTTTGCGGATATAGAAAGCTACGACCCGGACGGTGTCTGGTATCCGGACGAGACCGATGCCTGTGCATGGTGCGCCGACTGGTGCAGCTCGCATGGTTGTCCGACCTGTGGCGACTGTGCGCATTCGCACTGCTTCAATTGCTATCAGAAGGGGAAAGCATTCTGGTGGCTGATGGCGGAGATGATCGGGTGGGATAGCACGAATTGCTGTGTTGGAGTAAGGGGGGATGTGAATATGAGCGGAAATCTGTCACCTGATCTTTTGGATCTGTCTTTGTTGATTGCCTACCTGACAACATCACCAAAGCCATTTTTGCCATGTATTGGTGAAGCGAATGTTAATGGTGACGCAGGGTCATTGATCGATATTTCGGATCTGTCACTGCTAATTTGGTCTTTGGTCGCGCCGCCAAGACCTGTCCTGCCGAATTGCCCCTGATACTACCGGATCTGGTCTGCGGGGATAGCGTTTAATTCAGTGACGAGTCGCTGGAAATCCTGATTGGCGGGATCCAGTCGGACTGCCTCTTCTGCCGCAATTTTCGCGTCCTTCACTCTCATCAGATCAACATACGCCAGGCTGAGATAGTAATAGAGCGGCGGGTTGGTCGGGAATATCGCTTTGGCCTGTTCCAGTATGGCGACCGCGTTGGCGAAATCTTTCGTCTCCGAATAGCAGATTGAGAGGTTGATATATGGTTCCGGAAGGCGGGAGTCGTACTGCATTGCTTTCTGGAAATAGGGGGCGGCCTCGCTGAAGCGACCCTGGCGACTGAGAACGGTGCCGATATTATTGTAGCCCCGGCCATAGGTTGGATTGGCGGCTACGGCCTTTTGGTATTCGATGATGGCGAAATCGAGTTTTCCTTTGCGCAGGTAGGCGTTGCCCAGTAAGTCACGATTTTCTGCTTCGACTGTCGCCATATTCAGCTTGAGCAGGTCGTGATTGCTCTCGACCGCCAGCGCGAGAAATGCGATAACACAGATGATAACCGGCTTGAGCTTCCCTGCTTTCCATAGTTCAATGAACTTATAGACAGCGAAAACCGCAAAGAGGATGAGCAAGGGGACGAGCGGCTGACGGAAGCGTGAGCAGACGAAAAACGCGATCAGCGATGCCGAGAACGCACCGATGAAAAGATAGGGGAGAAGATACTTGCGCCAGTCTCGCAGTGAAAGTCCGATGCCGATCAATCCAAGCGGGGCGAGCAGGCCGTATGGGAAGTAGAGCCAACCGCGATGCAACAGCAGGTTCATCACTGAAGAGTATTCGTTCGGCAGATATTCATCCTGATTGTTCGGTATCTCGTAGCCGTTGATCAGTAGTCGCGCTTTCTTGACGAGCAGGCCGAAGAAACGACCGGGCTCCGCGCTGATCTCCTGCCAGGTTTTTGTGCTCCAGTAATCCGAGACTTCTGAGAACGTCAGTTTCTTCCCGGCTGCTTGCTCGGCTATGGCGATGGACTGCAGATAGCCGCCGCGCCAACTGGCATCGATCCCTTCAACTCGCGCCGACCAGCCATCGGCCTTAGAATTATTCCCGACATAGAAGTTGTATCCGCCCTGCCAGGAGATAGTGATGAATTCATCGGCTACTACATAGTTGCGGATGGTGACCGGAAGGACAACCAGAAGCGATGAGAACCCGACCAGGGAAATGGCGGTGATCGCTTTCTTAAGGCCATATTGCGGTCTGAGAATGAACCATCCCCAGATCAGGAGTGCGGGGCCAAAGAGAAGTATCGTGGGGCGGGCGATTCCGCCGAGGCCGAGCATGATCCCTGCGGCGATGAGCAACCAGCGGGATCTCCCCTCGGAGTAGACGAGCAACAGGATAGTTGATAACGAAAGGAGTACCTCGAGAAGCGTGATCAGCAATGAGGCATCATAGTAGATCAGAGTTGGATAAAAGACGGCGATCCACCCTGACCAGAGTCCGATTTGCTTGTTAAAGATCCGTTTGCCGAGGAAAAAGAGAAGGACCGGCACCAATGCCCCAAGCAGTATCTGGATAATC contains:
- a CDS encoding nucleoside deaminase; this translates as MDPTKFPDYMELAIREAEMAFEEGEVPVGAIIVHENRVIGRGHNRTEALHDASAHAEMIALSAAYSSFNDWRLENCYLFSTLEPCIMCAGASVLSRIHTIVYGAPDIRFGGCGSIVTIPTDARLNHRCEIIGGIREPEIAEMMRLFFQQVRKNKHKVN
- a CDS encoding glycosyltransferase family 39 protein codes for the protein MSGRRAPQAHSVARPWLIPLLIFLVAFGIRLFHVVQLESMPTFDDPTMDEGYHMELVKQINSPQGYPNEPYFRAPLYPYLLAFLFKMTGGSFFGVRIIQILLGALVPVLLFFLGKRIFNKQIGLWSGWIAVFYPTLIYYDASLLITLLEVLLSLSTILLLVYSEGRSRWLLIAAGIMLGLGGIARPTILLFGPALLIWGWFILRPQYGLKKAITAISLVGFSSLLVVLPVTIRNYVVADEFITISWQGGYNFYVGNNSKADGWSARVEGIDASWRGGYLQSIAIAEQAAGKKLTFSEVSDYWSTKTWQEISAEPGRFFGLLVKKARLLINGYEIPNNQDEYLPNEYSSVMNLLLHRGWLYFPYGLLAPLGLIGIGLSLRDWRKYLLPYLFIGAFSASLIAFFVCSRFRQPLVPLLILFAVFAVYKFIELWKAGKLKPVIICVIAFLALAVESNHDLLKLNMATVEAENRDLLGNAYLRKGKLDFAIIEYQKAVAANPTYGRGYNNIGTVLSRQGRFSEAAPYFQKAMQYDSRLPEPYINLSICYSETKDFANAVAILEQAKAIFPTNPPLYYYLSLAYVDLMRVKDAKIAAEEAVRLDPANQDFQRLVTELNAIPADQIR
- a CDS encoding DUF853 family protein; amino-acid sequence: MQPLTIAIGNQPLNLLPSQANRHGLIAGATGTGKTVTMQRFAEAFSRIGVPVFLADIKGDVSGISAAGSATPKVAERLELLKIANHPFEGCPVTFWDIYGEKGMPLRTTISDMGPLLLSRLMNLSDTQSGVLTSVFKIADDHGLLLLDLKDLKAMLQFAADNSKQFTTQYGNIATASVGAIQRGLVGLEQEGADQFFGEPALELSDLMKVDEKGRGLVNILAADKLFQSPRIYATSLLWLLSELFEQLPEAGDLEKPKLVFVFDEAHLLFEDMPKALEDKIEQVVRLIRSKGVGVYFVTQNPLDIPESILGQLGNRVQHALRAYTQKDTKAVKAAAQSFRTNPGVDPEKIITELGTGEALVSLLDTKSVPMPVERAFVLPPHSQIGPIPDERRSMLIELSPLRSRYSQTIDRDSAYERLKQRAEMAAQAESEAETTRRKPSTTTRGRTPESPTDALMKGAARAIGSTLGREVVRGILGGLFGGRKR